The DNA window CGTTCACCGCGTCGTCCGCGTTCAGGCGGGCGATGAGGTCCAGCAGTTCCTCCTGCGTGGTCGTCTCGGGCAGGGCGTGGACGGTGCTGCTCAGGCCGACCTCACGCGCCTTGCGGTCCTTGCCGCGCACGTAGCTCACGCTGGCGGGGTCCTCGCCCAGCCGGACCATAGCCAGATGGGGTGGGGTGGGGAGGCGGGCGGCGCGGGTCGCCGTTTCGGCCAGCAGGGCCTCGGCGGCGGGGGCGCCGGGGAGGGGCCGGGCCGTCACTCCCCGGCCCTGTCCTCGGCGGCGCGCGAATCCTTGCCCAGGCTGCGGCTCAGCCCACCCAGCACGCCGTTCACGAAGCGTCCCGACTCCTCGCCGCCGAACTTGCGGGCGATGCGGACGGCGCTCTCGATGACGGGGGGGTGCGGCTCGGGCGTGTACAGCAGTTCATAGGTGGCGAGGCGCAGCACGTTCAGGTCGGTCTGGGCCATCTGCTCGAAGTCCCAGCCGCGAATGGTGCGCTTCAGGGTGGCGTCTACGTCCGCCCGGTGCTGGCTCAGGCCGTCCACGAGCTGGCGGGCGAAGGTGAGCGCCTCCTCGTTCAGCGGCGGGGAGGTGTCGTCCCCCTCGCGCATGGCCCCCTCAGCGCGAGTGAACACGGCGTCCAGGGGCAGGGCGCCCCGCTCGGCCTCGAACAGGACGCGGAAGGCGAACTCGCGGGCGGCGCGCCGGGTGCCGACGGGCTGCTGGCCCCGTTCTCTCCTGCGGGTCAAGCGGAGGCCCCCTTGGGCAGCGTCACGCCCAGCACGGTGACGTTCACGGCCTTCACCTTCAGGCCGGTCATAAGTTCCACGTTCTCGCACACGGAGCGCTGCGCCTGGTGGGCCAGCCCGACGAGGTTGCGGCCGTACTC is part of the Deinococcus apachensis DSM 19763 genome and encodes:
- the nusB gene encoding transcription antitermination factor NusB; this encodes MTRRRERGQQPVGTRRAAREFAFRVLFEAERGALPLDAVFTRAEGAMREGDDTSPPLNEEALTFARQLVDGLSQHRADVDATLKRTIRGWDFEQMAQTDLNVLRLATYELLYTPEPHPPVIESAVRIARKFGGEESGRFVNGVLGGLSRSLGKDSRAAEDRAGE